One window of Dehalobacterium formicoaceticum genomic DNA carries:
- a CDS encoding DUF4406 domain-containing protein yields the protein MKLIYVASPYAGDIEQNTEFARKACRHVMSEGHAFFAPHLLYPQLLDDSKPQERQAGLDMGLAMLPRCDELWCYGDRISFGMHLEIEEAVRIGIPVRRVMEQENGFAVGRAKGTEPAEAPQQAMRMA from the coding sequence ATGAAACTAATCTATGTGGCGTCCCCCTACGCCGGGGACATCGAACAGAATACCGAATTTGCCAGGAAAGCGTGCCGCCATGTGATGAGCGAGGGGCACGCTTTTTTTGCGCCCCATCTGTTATACCCGCAGCTCCTTGATGATTCCAAGCCGCAGGAGCGCCAGGCGGGTCTGGATATGGGGCTTGCCATGCTGCCCCGCTGCGACGAGCTGTGGTGCTATGGCGACCGTATTTCCTTCGGAATGCACCTTGAAATCGAGGAAGCGGTCAGAATCGGAATCCCGGTTCGCCGGGTGATGGAACAGGAAAACGGCTTTGCTGTCGGCAGAGCCAAAGGCACCGAACCGGCCGAAGCTCCCCAGCAGGCGATGAGGATGGCCTGA
- a CDS encoding conjugal transfer protein TrbL family protein, which translates to MFIWDFVLGTVMDQIIEWLYGQVVGFLADFFAQMGNMGVELFEMSWVQSIVLFFSYLAWALYGTGLVVSAFETGIEYQHGRGSVKDTALNAIKGFMAVSLFTIVPVELFKLSVNLQSSLTAGITGYGTSFGDLAGNIISELGSSPDIGGAMGSGVFGGLSVITSPILLLFMIIMMGYAVIKVFFANLKRGGILLIQIAVGSLYMFSVPRGYIDGFTQWCKQIIGLCLTTFLQATILAAGLMVLRTHALLGLGLMLAAGEVPRIAGAFGLDTSTKANVMSAVYTAQAAVNTTRTIVQAVAPK; encoded by the coding sequence ATGTTTATCTGGGACTTCGTCCTTGGAACCGTCATGGATCAGATCATCGAATGGCTCTACGGACAGGTGGTCGGCTTTCTGGCCGACTTCTTTGCGCAGATGGGAAACATGGGCGTGGAGCTGTTTGAGATGAGCTGGGTACAGTCCATCGTCCTGTTTTTTTCCTATCTGGCTTGGGCGCTGTACGGAACCGGGCTGGTGGTGTCGGCGTTTGAAACCGGCATCGAATACCAGCACGGGCGGGGCAGCGTGAAGGACACCGCCTTAAACGCCATCAAGGGCTTTATGGCGGTGTCCCTTTTTACCATCGTGCCGGTGGAGCTGTTCAAGCTCTCGGTCAATCTCCAGAGCAGCCTCACGGCGGGCATCACCGGCTACGGTACCAGCTTCGGCGACCTTGCCGGGAATATCATTTCCGAGCTTGGCAGCTCACCGGATATCGGCGGCGCCATGGGCTCCGGTGTGTTCGGAGGTCTGTCTGTCATTACAAGCCCGATCTTGCTGCTCTTTATGATTATCATGATGGGCTACGCGGTCATTAAGGTGTTCTTTGCCAACCTGAAGCGCGGAGGCATCCTGCTGATCCAAATCGCCGTGGGCAGCCTGTATATGTTCTCCGTCCCTCGCGGCTACATCGACGGCTTTACCCAGTGGTGCAAGCAGATTATCGGCCTGTGCCTGACCACGTTTTTACAGGCAACCATCCTCGCCGCAGGGCTTATGGTCTTGCGAACCCATGCCCTGCTGGGGCTTGGTCTGATGCTGGCCGCCGGAGAAGTGCCGCGAATTGCCGGAGCATTCGGGCTGGACACCAGCACAAAGGCCAATGTGATGAGCGCCGTGTATACCGCACAGGCGGCCGTCAACACCACCCGCACCATCGTGCAGGCGGTTGCGCCAAAATAG
- a CDS encoding nucleotidyl transferase AbiEii/AbiGii toxin family protein, with amino-acid sequence MNLHQDKDAFEALLSDVSRRTGIRSDIVEKDYYLTLLLWELSEKQNFLPAYFKGGTALYKSIGRMKRFSEDIDLTVAVQDCSKSQGKKRLETSANGYHTLSRTTDKARESNQRGSITSVYEYVPVTAVDSADSLQRFGYVKVEATSFTISEPVEALEVSPLLYSEATGEQRQILESAYGVKPFSVQTIKLERIFADKILAAEFYYQRRMLFDTAKHLYDLSIMMEQERIRTLLSAPEELTAMLAYKRKEERERIGSDLSEKPFSEFTLFDAVGTDDELAAAFSKMQKIYVFSQRDILSPVRLSESMAALNQTLLQLDEGLERTQAPGGQTQQKML; translated from the coding sequence ATGAACTTACATCAGGATAAAGACGCATTTGAAGCCCTGCTCTCGGACGTCAGCCGCAGAACAGGCATCCGAAGTGACATTGTCGAAAAGGATTATTATCTGACGCTGCTGTTATGGGAACTGTCCGAAAAGCAGAATTTCCTTCCCGCATACTTCAAAGGCGGAACCGCCCTGTATAAATCCATCGGCCGCATGAAACGCTTTTCGGAAGATATTGATCTGACGGTTGCGGTTCAAGACTGTTCAAAAAGTCAGGGAAAAAAGCGGCTGGAAACATCGGCAAACGGCTATCATACTCTTTCAAGGACAACCGATAAAGCCAGAGAAAGCAATCAGAGGGGCAGCATCACCAGCGTATATGAATATGTACCTGTGACTGCGGTGGATTCCGCTGACTCACTGCAGCGTTTTGGCTATGTCAAAGTGGAAGCAACCTCCTTCACCATCAGTGAACCGGTGGAAGCCCTTGAAGTTTCACCGCTGCTTTATTCGGAGGCAACCGGTGAGCAGCGGCAAATTCTCGAATCGGCTTATGGCGTAAAGCCCTTTTCTGTGCAGACCATCAAACTGGAACGGATCTTCGCGGATAAAATACTGGCTGCGGAGTTTTATTACCAGCGGCGGATGCTGTTTGATACCGCAAAGCACCTTTATGATCTTTCCATCATGATGGAACAGGAAAGAATCCGCACCCTGCTCTCAGCGCCGGAAGAGCTCACAGCCATGCTCGCCTATAAGCGGAAAGAAGAAAGGGAGCGGATCGGAAGTGATCTGTCGGAAAAGCCGTTTTCCGAATTCACACTGTTTGATGCGGTTGGCACAGATGACGAGCTGGCGGCGGCCTTTTCAAAAATGCAGAAGATTTATGTGTTTTCGCAGCGGGATATTCTTTCACCGGTACGGTTATCCGAAAGCATGGCAGCCTTGAATCAAACCCTGCTCCAGTTGGATGAGGGGCTTGAAAGGACGCAGGCTCCCGGTGGGCAAACCCAGCAGAAAATGCTGTAA
- a CDS encoding DUF6088 family protein: MKHLEQIGYGEHIAETVKNIPYEAAIQTENIAAQLAGTFDLPYEQAKALTNVKLKRMADKGEIERLQKGIYCQVKQTVFGRVTPSTEQVMKKTLTEQGGVKIGYESGAFLMNKLGLTTLIPRDMEITTNRYGAKLPKDCHIKLKKPAVPVTEDNWKYLQFIDLTMALADAHIDAQRPELLLAGYAKQQELDGLALLFTARKHYPAKVILPLIDLLMEVNDELTSG, encoded by the coding sequence GTGAAACACTTGGAGCAGATTGGATATGGAGAACACATTGCAGAAACCGTTAAAAATATTCCCTACGAAGCAGCCATCCAAACAGAAAATATAGCGGCACAGCTGGCGGGAACCTTTGACTTGCCCTATGAGCAGGCCAAGGCCCTGACCAATGTGAAGCTGAAGCGGATGGCGGACAAGGGCGAAATCGAAAGGCTGCAAAAAGGTATCTATTGCCAGGTGAAGCAGACCGTGTTCGGGAGGGTTACGCCCAGCACGGAACAGGTGATGAAGAAAACCCTGACGGAGCAAGGCGGTGTAAAAATCGGATACGAATCGGGCGCATTCCTGATGAATAAGCTGGGACTGACTACCTTGATTCCCCGCGACATGGAAATCACCACAAACCGCTATGGTGCAAAGCTGCCGAAGGATTGCCATATTAAACTCAAGAAGCCTGCTGTGCCGGTAACGGAGGACAACTGGAAATATCTCCAGTTCATCGATTTGACAATGGCGCTTGCCGATGCGCACATAGATGCACAGAGGCCGGAGCTGCTGCTGGCAGGCTACGCAAAGCAACAGGAGCTTGACGGTCTTGCCCTGCTGTTTACCGCACGTAAACATTACCCGGCAAAGGTGATCCTGCCCCTTATTGACTTACTCATGGAGGTGAACGATGAACTTACATCAGGATAA
- a CDS encoding helix-turn-helix domain-containing protein, which produces MSVQTIETMAKWVENNITESPSLQDMSSYVGYSPYYCSTKFREHMGMTYKQFLAQCKLKAAANDLCITNDRITDIAFRYGYSSSEAFARAFSQAFQCSPRQYRKTSGVSLSSP; this is translated from the coding sequence ATGTCTGTTCAAACAATAGAAACAATGGCAAAGTGGGTAGAAAATAACATAACAGAAAGCCCAAGCCTGCAAGATATGTCATCATATGTTGGTTATTCACCGTATTACTGCTCTACAAAGTTTCGGGAGCACATGGGTATGACATATAAACAATTTCTTGCCCAATGTAAATTAAAAGCTGCTGCTAATGATCTTTGCATAACCAATGACAGAATAACCGATATTGCTTTTCGATATGGGTACTCGTCATCTGAAGCGTTTGCAAGAGCTTTTTCACAAGCGTTTCAATGCTCGCCACGCCAATATCGGAAAACTTCCGGTGTTTCTCTTAGCTCACCTTAG
- a CDS encoding methionyl aminopeptidase produces the protein MSDKFGRNDLCWCGSGRKYKKCHGPIDEQIEIYRLKGYEVPYRKLLKTKQQIEGIRESGKRNIALLDFIANYAVDGITTEELDRLIFEKTKELGGVPATLNFDGYPKSVCISINDVVCHGIPSDRIFLRNGDIVNIDVSTIYNGFFSDSSRMFCIGAVSAEKQKLVDVAKECVELGIEQVKPWGFLGDVGQAVQDHARENGYSVVREIGGHGIGLQFHEDPWVGYVTKQGTGMLLVPGLVFTVEPMINMGKSNIVTDKCDNWTIRTADGKPSAQWEKQVLVTETGYEVLAY, from the coding sequence ATGTCTGACAAGTTTGGAAGAAATGATCTCTGCTGGTGTGGCAGCGGTCGAAAATATAAGAAATGTCATGGCCCTATTGATGAGCAAATTGAAATCTACCGCTTAAAGGGATATGAAGTGCCTTATCGAAAATTGCTTAAAACAAAACAACAGATTGAAGGTATTCGGGAAAGCGGCAAACGAAACATCGCTTTACTGGATTTCATTGCAAATTATGCGGTTGATGGAATCACCACGGAAGAGCTTGACCGGCTTATCTTCGAAAAAACCAAGGAACTGGGAGGCGTTCCAGCAACACTCAATTTTGACGGATACCCTAAGAGCGTGTGTATCTCAATTAATGATGTTGTATGTCATGGTATCCCCTCTGATCGTATATTCCTGCGAAACGGCGATATTGTAAATATTGATGTGTCTACAATTTATAACGGATTTTTTTCAGATTCTTCACGCATGTTTTGCATTGGTGCTGTTTCCGCTGAGAAACAAAAACTGGTTGATGTTGCGAAAGAGTGTGTGGAGCTGGGCATTGAACAGGTAAAACCGTGGGGATTTCTTGGTGATGTTGGGCAAGCTGTTCAAGACCATGCAAGGGAAAATGGATATTCTGTCGTTCGAGAAATCGGAGGCCACGGTATTGGTCTACAATTTCATGAAGATCCTTGGGTCGGTTATGTGACAAAGCAAGGAACAGGAATGCTCTTAGTCCCAGGACTTGTTTTTACTGTAGAGCCTATGATAAATATGGGAAAATCCAATATAGTAACAGATAAATGCGATAATTGGACTATTCGCACTGCTGATGGGAAGCCTTCTGCGCAATGGGAAAAACAGGTGTTAGTAACCGAAACTGGTTATGAGGTGTTGGCATATTAA
- a CDS encoding SufBD protein: MHNIQDLVYGLSNNDDKKAYECLKQLKSESSQSDAVYPFFDIFADMLDDENSYVRTRGIVLIAVNAQWDSDYKIDEIIDKYLKHITDDKPITARQCIKVLPVIAKYKPDLRQDILNALHRANPTRYKESMQSLVVKDIQKCLNDIEKL, translated from the coding sequence GTGCATAACATTCAAGACTTGGTTTATGGGTTATCGAATAATGATGATAAAAAGGCTTATGAATGTTTAAAGCAACTGAAAAGTGAAAGCAGTCAGTCCGATGCCGTGTACCCTTTTTTTGACATATTTGCAGATATGCTCGATGATGAAAATTCTTATGTCAGAACAAGAGGCATTGTTTTGATTGCTGTTAATGCACAATGGGATAGCGACTATAAAATAGATGAAATTATCGATAAATATCTAAAGCATATTACAGACGATAAGCCGATTACTGCACGGCAATGCATTAAGGTGCTACCTGTTATAGCAAAATACAAGCCAGATTTAAGGCAGGATATATTGAATGCACTGCATCGTGCTAATCCGACAAGATACAAGGAAAGTATGCAATCGCTGGTAGTAAAAGATATTCAAAAATGCTTAAACGATATTGAAAAGCTATAA
- a CDS encoding DUF3852 domain-containing protein, producing the protein MKKYKKIVLALSLVLMISLLFCTTAFAANGDVAGAIEGTWNDASGQIKTVVNKVVFPAIDLILAVFFFAKLGTAYFDYRKHGQFEWAAPAILFACLVFTLTAPTYIWTILGL; encoded by the coding sequence ATGAAAAAATACAAAAAAATAGTGCTGGCGCTCTCGCTTGTCCTGATGATAAGCCTGCTGTTTTGCACAACCGCGTTTGCGGCAAACGGCGATGTGGCCGGGGCAATTGAGGGAACGTGGAACGACGCCTCTGGGCAGATTAAAACCGTGGTCAACAAGGTGGTATTCCCGGCAATCGACCTGATTCTGGCGGTGTTTTTCTTCGCAAAATTGGGGACGGCGTACTTCGACTATCGAAAGCACGGACAATTTGAGTGGGCCGCGCCAGCGATTTTGTTTGCCTGTTTGGTGTTCACTCTGACGGCACCGACCTATATCTGGACTATACTCGGATTATGA
- a CDS encoding DUF6550 family protein, with protein MKNMNPKMKKWLAVAGGLALCAVLVVLIGQRFQTPKPVDAPLPSQSSEVSDVTVDPSEPDSTEKEKEVVVTPPDTTQPVSTDNGAVSSGTEQTIQGDVSKPEYTEEQLQDPTQKPNGEKVTEPPAAVEHDKVEQPKETPKQESSSKPSSGGNSIPGFDNVPDGGANHGEVVDGDGDINKQVGIMD; from the coding sequence ATGAAAAATATGAACCCCAAAATGAAAAAGTGGCTGGCCGTCGCCGGTGGACTCGCCCTCTGCGCTGTGCTGGTGGTGCTGATCGGGCAGCGGTTCCAGACACCCAAGCCGGTGGATGCGCCCCTCCCGTCCCAAAGCTCTGAGGTAAGCGATGTGACGGTAGACCCGTCCGAGCCGGACAGCACAGAGAAAGAAAAAGAGGTAGTGGTCACCCCGCCCGATACCACGCAGCCGGTGAGCACCGACAACGGTGCGGTTTCCAGCGGCACCGAGCAGACCATTCAGGGCGATGTGAGCAAGCCCGAATATACCGAGGAACAGCTTCAAGACCCTACGCAGAAGCCCAACGGCGAAAAGGTCACCGAGCCTCCCGCGGCTGTCGAACATGACAAGGTGGAACAACCCAAGGAAACACCGAAGCAGGAATCATCCTCTAAACCCAGCAGTGGCGGAAACAGCATTCCCGGCTTTGATAATGTGCCGGATGGCGGTGCTAATCATGGAGAAGTTGTTGACGGAGACGGTGATATCAACAAGCAGGTTGGTATCATGGACTAA
- a CDS encoding DUF4320 family protein, whose product MRKLLRNKRGEGYLDVAVLVLCAMLVIALAVKVFPVYIQKQQLDTFATELIREAEIAGQVGGETSRREQLLREKTGLSPSVEWSETGRIQLNEEVTVTVTYQTNIGLFGGFGSFPITLRADAAGKSEVYWK is encoded by the coding sequence CTGAGAAAACTTCTGAGAAACAAGCGCGGCGAGGGCTATCTTGATGTGGCGGTGCTGGTACTGTGCGCCATGCTGGTCATTGCCCTTGCCGTGAAGGTGTTCCCCGTCTATATCCAAAAGCAGCAGCTGGACACCTTTGCCACAGAGCTCATCCGGGAGGCGGAAATTGCCGGACAGGTGGGCGGCGAAACCAGCCGCCGTGAGCAGCTTCTACGGGAAAAGACCGGGCTTTCTCCCAGCGTAGAGTGGTCTGAAACCGGCAGAATCCAGCTGAACGAGGAAGTCACGGTAACGGTCACCTACCAGACCAACATCGGACTGTTTGGCGGCTTCGGCTCGTTCCCCATTACGCTGCGGGCGGACGCGGCGGGAAAGAGCGAGGTCTACTGGAAATGA
- a CDS encoding DUF3848 domain-containing protein, producing MTEQEMMTLLRKKLDNGMARYQKEWRQKPASELVELASEIAAAQFVYKELAEGSYSAEYMEYLLRFENPLEVVTDQWISEQNVDFSEELTHALWTLWDKGESEAEYTLDPDYTPVSAEEVKITLREFIEAHPNASFDLMTPGGYVYLTPETAQLLLAGQSVKGNPGSSEFARDVPAEELLEQEICTADFSKGAWRILSDHNPEPRLEQGPFEQGVTMC from the coding sequence ATGACGGAACAGGAAATGATGACGCTTCTGCGCAAAAAGCTGGACAACGGAATGGCGCGGTATCAAAAGGAGTGGCGGCAAAAACCGGCCTCCGAGCTGGTGGAGCTGGCAAGTGAAATTGCCGCTGCGCAGTTTGTGTATAAAGAGCTGGCCGAAGGCAGCTATTCCGCCGAATATATGGAGTATCTGCTCCGCTTCGAAAACCCGCTGGAGGTAGTAACGGATCAGTGGATATCCGAACAGAACGTTGATTTCAGCGAGGAGCTCACCCATGCGCTCTGGACGCTGTGGGACAAGGGAGAATCGGAAGCAGAGTATACTCTTGACCCGGACTATACGCCTGTTTCCGCAGAGGAAGTGAAAATCACCCTGCGGGAATTTATTGAAGCGCATCCGAACGCATCGTTTGATCTGATGACGCCCGGCGGATATGTATACCTCACACCGGAAACCGCACAGCTTCTGCTGGCGGGACAAAGCGTGAAAGGGAATCCCGGCAGCTCTGAGTTTGCCAGAGATGTTCCCGCAGAGGAACTGCTGGAGCAGGAAATCTGCACCGCTGATTTCAGCAAGGGTGCGTGGCGTATCTTAAGTGACCACAACCCGGAACCAAGGCTGGAGCAGGGACCCTTTGAGCAGGGGGTGACCATGTGCTGA
- a CDS encoding secretion protein F — protein sequence MTIYLFLFGVLLSTGLFFLAADLLHLPTLATQKAMLSAGKQAKSKPKTTDALLRNAAVGLSRYLRMDAYKKTRMANVLSAAGLSDSPELFTATAIVKAAAIGLCIIPCLIVLPLLAPIVLFTAILVYFKEIRKADEALSAKRGKIEQELPRFVATITQELKASRDVLSMLENFKKNAGEDFAAELDILTADMRSSSYEAALTRFEARFNSPMLSDITRGLIGVLRGDDGGMYFQMLAHDMKQLELQRLKAQAMKIPPKIRVFSFAMLMCFLMTYMAVIVYEIITSLSGMF from the coding sequence ATGACAATCTATCTGTTTTTATTCGGAGTCCTCCTATCGACAGGACTCTTTTTCCTTGCCGCCGATCTGCTGCATCTGCCCACTCTCGCCACCCAAAAGGCGATGCTGTCGGCAGGAAAGCAGGCCAAGTCAAAGCCCAAAACCACCGATGCCCTGCTGCGAAACGCCGCCGTCGGGCTCTCCCGGTATCTCCGCATGGATGCATACAAGAAAACCCGGATGGCAAATGTGCTGTCGGCGGCAGGGCTTTCCGACTCGCCGGAGCTGTTCACGGCAACGGCTATTGTCAAGGCGGCGGCTATCGGGCTGTGTATCATTCCCTGCCTGATTGTTCTGCCGCTGCTGGCACCCATTGTACTGTTTACTGCCATACTGGTCTATTTCAAGGAAATCCGTAAGGCGGATGAGGCGCTTTCCGCCAAGCGGGGGAAAATCGAACAGGAGCTGCCGCGCTTTGTGGCTACCATCACCCAGGAGCTGAAGGCCAGCCGTGACGTGCTGTCCATGCTGGAGAATTTCAAGAAAAACGCAGGCGAGGACTTCGCCGCGGAGCTTGACATCCTCACGGCGGATATGCGCTCCTCCAGCTACGAGGCGGCGTTGACCCGCTTTGAGGCGAGGTTCAATTCGCCCATGCTCTCGGATATTACCAGAGGGCTGATCGGCGTACTGCGCGGGGACGACGGCGGGATGTATTTTCAGATGCTGGCCCACGACATGAAGCAGCTGGAGCTTCAGCGGCTGAAAGCGCAGGCCATGAAGATCCCGCCGAAAATCCGGGTGTTTTCCTTTGCCATGCTCATGTGCTTTCTCATGACCTATATGGCGGTTATTGTCTATGAAATCATCACATCCCTTTCCGGGATGTTCTAA
- a CDS encoding type II secretion system F family protein, with translation MTTVLLIACIGMIAGSFILLGLTPMAFTTAIFGRLTDQPKALRDEINETTHRKKKSYLRREIAEVQSILKVTGRSARFPMLCALSLLFFAVGASVAVMLSNFFLVPVMAAGCMLLPFWWVKLTASHFKKDIAAELETALSIITTAYLRNEDILTAVEENLPYLNPPVLSVFQSFVSRVRLVDPDVTAALHDVKTRIDNAVFHEWCDALIACQHDRSLKTTLTPIVSKLSDMRVVNGELENMVFEPRKEFIVMVILVIGNIPLLYFLNQDWYHTLMHTPLGQVVLTICAAVIFISTAFVIKLTQPIEYRR, from the coding sequence ATGACGACGGTACTTTTAATCGCCTGCATCGGCATGATCGCAGGCTCTTTCATTTTGCTTGGGCTGACCCCTATGGCATTTACAACCGCCATTTTCGGCAGGCTGACCGATCAGCCCAAAGCCCTCCGGGATGAAATCAATGAAACCACCCACAGGAAAAAGAAGTCCTATCTGCGCCGGGAAATTGCCGAGGTGCAGTCTATCCTCAAGGTCACCGGCCGGTCGGCGCGCTTTCCCATGCTCTGCGCATTGTCCCTGCTGTTCTTTGCCGTGGGTGCGTCGGTAGCTGTCATGCTCTCAAACTTTTTTTTGGTTCCTGTCATGGCGGCAGGCTGTATGCTCCTGCCGTTCTGGTGGGTGAAGCTCACGGCCAGCCACTTCAAAAAGGACATTGCGGCGGAGCTGGAAACGGCGCTTTCCATTATCACCACGGCCTATCTTCGAAACGAGGATATTCTGACGGCGGTGGAGGAAAACCTCCCGTACCTGAACCCGCCGGTGCTGTCGGTATTTCAGAGCTTTGTGTCCCGCGTCCGGCTGGTGGACCCCGATGTGACGGCGGCACTCCATGATGTGAAAACGAGAATTGACAACGCAGTGTTCCATGAGTGGTGCGATGCTCTCATTGCCTGCCAGCATGACCGCAGCCTGAAAACCACTTTGACGCCCATCGTCAGTAAGCTCAGTGATATGCGGGTGGTCAACGGTGAGCTGGAAAACATGGTGTTTGAGCCGAGAAAGGAATTCATCGTTATGGTGATTCTCGTCATCGGGAATATCCCGCTCTTGTATTTCTTGAATCAGGACTGGTATCACACCCTGATGCACACCCCGCTGGGACAGGTGGTGCTGACCATCTGCGCCGCCGTGATTTTCATTTCCACGGCGTTTGTGATCAAGCTCACCCAGCCCATTGAATATCGAAGATAA